From a region of the Odontesthes bonariensis isolate fOdoBon6 chromosome 2, fOdoBon6.hap1, whole genome shotgun sequence genome:
- the cxcl12a gene encoding chemokine (C-X-C motif) ligand 12a (stromal cell-derived factor 1) yields MDVKLLAVVAALTMVIYAPPSQAKPISLVERCYCRSTINNVPRGYIRELRFIHTPNCPFQVIAKLKTNKEVCVNPEIRWLQQYLRNAINKMKKSKQGN; encoded by the exons ATGGATGTGAAGCTGCTGGCAGTCGTGGCTGCGCTCACAATGGTGATATATGCACCTCCATCCCAAg CAAAACCCATCAGTCTGGTGGAGCGATGCTACTGTCGTTCCACCATCAACAACGTCCCACGAGGCTACATCCGAGAGCTCAGGTTCATCCACACGCCTAACTGCCCCTTCCAAGTGAT TGCCAAGCTGAAGACAAACAAAGAGGTGTGTGTGAACCCAGAGATTCGGTGGCTGCAGCAGTACCTGAGGAATGCTATCAACAA GATGAAGAAATCCAAACAGGGCAACTAA